One genomic region from Prionailurus bengalensis isolate Pbe53 chromosome C1, Fcat_Pben_1.1_paternal_pri, whole genome shotgun sequence encodes:
- the LOC122481077 gene encoding myomegalin-like: protein MAAEDEIQNLYQHLREILFINACLQEKLEHHLSISDQGNGYTSDFYRESLDSLAQLYNENRDIRKESLSLLAHLNRISRAKN from the exons ATGGCTGCAGAAGATGAGATCCAGAACCTGTACCAGCACCTGAGGGAAATTCTTTTCATCAATGCCTGCCTTCAAGAAAAGCTGGAACATCATCTCAGCATTTCTGACCAAGGAAACG GATATACTTCTGACTTCTACAGGGAGAGCTTGGACTCCCTTGCCCAGCTGTACAATGAAAACAGAGATATCAGGAAAGAAAGTCTGAGCCTTCTGGCTCACCTGAATCGTATTTCCAGAG